From Laspinema palackyanum D2c, one genomic window encodes:
- a CDS encoding CHAT domain-containing protein, whose translation MSQKFEELHISVTPVGEDKYLVRTEQAPKGVLPAEEQVVWPVEGWLSQATKLMEDPLSMLMRLQDQPDSSSNSPRGNSERTTLGNLVELGQELYQALFQGSLLDRMTSAQAIAHNQGNVLRLRLGLKGPHLPRLPWEVIHEETRAIATGKDLVFSRYQPTLAPVALPGNTGDRVKILMVLAAPTDRENLALKREAVHLQEDLKARWRSGTPVTGKPPQIQLDILEQPNREELTRALEQNHYQVLHYSGHSDVGAGGGELYLVNRKTGLSEVLTGNDLAGLLVNAGIRMAVFNSCRGAYTASSDPTDATGRRSLAEALVKRGVPGVLAMAERITDDVALTLTRLFYYNIKQGYPVDLSLNRARQGLMSAYGSHELYWALPVLYLHPEFDGYLTSEQETTGNPRTTVGDRPLPRQTSPIPQEIAAASSLSPFSPPNTSHSREALDFSTIPPSRTGTMTVQSAFAEDDSELFDEGDLEGVYEDIMYDELDEDEAVSVVSELFREMVGETDPETDAVHRQNSQVQKAFDILEETITEELPPTAKTPPYTAENWPLPATDAPLTQPPRQKTLSTVKSFGYKWRVAIGAAVAIAIAGAGFWTGQTRFSAATREPGTVFPPTASIALESPLSPGNQANFSQLQTPEVGKLAFAYFNEGDAIAGQKAVEELLQPQRSALNYAEAVLSGVPEPHKFDSSITFLWGRLAWQAVLSGNPKYSLDDVRRYWTRAVQQEPNNPTYYNALGFAYYADGNFKKAEDAWMESLKLLEKMPLTGAKNSTTPESAPLESYDALTAYAGFSLILSRSASELPPGDRAEVLSKAIKLRKIVLNADPLSFQPDALATDWMWPESALEDWRSLLMTRE comes from the coding sequence GTGAGCCAGAAATTTGAAGAATTACATATTTCTGTAACCCCAGTTGGGGAAGATAAGTATCTGGTGCGGACCGAACAAGCACCGAAAGGCGTGCTACCGGCGGAGGAACAAGTTGTCTGGCCGGTAGAGGGATGGTTGAGCCAAGCGACTAAGCTAATGGAAGATCCATTATCGATGTTGATGCGCTTACAGGATCAACCCGATTCTTCCTCGAACTCCCCAAGGGGCAATTCAGAACGGACTACGTTAGGAAACTTAGTAGAACTGGGTCAGGAACTTTATCAGGCGTTGTTTCAAGGCAGCTTACTCGATCGCATGACTTCCGCCCAAGCGATCGCCCATAACCAAGGGAATGTGCTGCGCTTACGCCTGGGACTCAAAGGCCCTCACCTGCCTCGTTTACCGTGGGAGGTGATTCACGAAGAAACCCGGGCGATCGCCACGGGAAAAGACCTCGTATTCTCCCGCTATCAACCCACCCTCGCCCCTGTCGCCCTCCCCGGAAATACCGGCGATCGGGTTAAAATTTTGATGGTCTTGGCCGCACCCACGGACCGGGAAAATCTCGCCCTGAAACGGGAAGCAGTTCACCTCCAGGAAGACCTCAAAGCGCGCTGGCGCAGTGGCACTCCGGTTACCGGCAAACCCCCACAAATCCAACTGGATATCCTGGAACAACCCAACCGAGAAGAACTCACCCGCGCCTTAGAACAAAATCATTACCAAGTCTTACATTACTCCGGTCACAGCGATGTTGGTGCCGGTGGCGGGGAACTGTATCTCGTCAACCGGAAAACTGGCTTAAGCGAAGTTCTCACCGGCAACGACCTGGCGGGATTGTTAGTCAATGCCGGAATTCGCATGGCTGTCTTTAACTCCTGTCGCGGGGCTTATACTGCCAGTTCTGACCCTACCGATGCCACCGGCAGACGGTCTCTAGCCGAGGCCCTGGTCAAGCGGGGTGTTCCCGGGGTTCTGGCAATGGCGGAACGAATCACCGATGATGTCGCCCTGACCCTGACGCGGTTATTTTATTACAACATCAAACAAGGTTATCCCGTAGACCTCAGCCTGAATCGGGCCAGACAGGGGTTGATGTCTGCCTATGGTTCTCACGAACTCTACTGGGCGCTACCCGTGCTGTATCTCCATCCCGAATTTGATGGATATCTCACATCGGAACAAGAAACCACCGGGAATCCTCGCACCACGGTCGGCGATCGCCCGCTTCCCCGTCAAACCTCCCCGATTCCCCAGGAAATCGCCGCTGCCAGTTCCCTCTCCCCCTTCTCACCCCCGAACACTTCTCACTCCCGCGAAGCTCTCGATTTCAGCACCATCCCCCCCTCCCGCACGGGAACAATGACGGTGCAAAGCGCTTTTGCTGAGGATGACTCCGAGTTGTTCGATGAGGGAGACCTTGAAGGGGTTTATGAAGATATCATGTATGACGAACTCGATGAGGATGAGGCCGTCTCCGTGGTGTCCGAGTTGTTCCGAGAAATGGTAGGTGAGACTGACCCCGAAACTGATGCAGTGCATCGGCAGAACAGCCAAGTCCAAAAGGCGTTTGATATCCTCGAAGAAACCATCACCGAGGAGTTACCCCCCACGGCTAAAACTCCCCCTTACACCGCCGAAAATTGGCCGTTACCGGCCACGGATGCGCCTCTAACTCAGCCGCCACGGCAGAAGACGTTGAGTACCGTCAAATCCTTCGGGTATAAATGGCGTGTGGCGATCGGTGCAGCAGTGGCGATCGCCATTGCTGGGGCGGGATTCTGGACCGGACAAACTCGCTTTTCTGCCGCCACCCGAGAACCGGGGACCGTATTTCCTCCCACCGCTTCGATCGCCCTGGAGTCTCCCTTATCTCCGGGAAATCAGGCCAATTTCAGTCAATTACAAACCCCAGAAGTGGGCAAATTAGCCTTTGCTTACTTTAACGAAGGGGATGCGATCGCCGGTCAAAAAGCGGTAGAAGAACTCCTCCAACCCCAACGCAGCGCCCTCAATTATGCCGAAGCGGTACTCAGTGGCGTTCCCGAACCTCATAAATTTGACTCCAGTATCACCTTCCTATGGGGTCGCCTCGCATGGCAAGCGGTCCTCTCCGGCAATCCTAAATACAGCCTGGATGATGTCCGGCGCTATTGGACTCGCGCCGTCCAACAAGAACCCAATAATCCCACCTATTACAATGCTTTAGGATTTGCCTACTACGCCGATGGCAACTTCAAAAAAGCCGAAGATGCTTGGATGGAGTCGTTAAAACTACTCGAAAAAATGCCATTAACTGGGGCAAAAAATTCCACCACCCCCGAATCGGCTCCCCTAGAAAGTTATGATGCTCTAACAGCTTATGCCGGATTTTCCCTAATCCTGAGTCGTTCTGCATCGGAACTACCCCCAGGCGATCGGGCGGAAGTCCTGAGTAAAGCCATTAAACTCCGCAAAATCGTCCTCAACGCCGATCCCTTGAGTTTCCAACCCGACGCCCTAGCAACGGACTGGATGTGGCCCGAATCCGCCCTAGAAGATTGGCGATCGCTCCTCATGACCCGAGAGTAA
- a CDS encoding D-alanine--D-alanine ligase family protein produces the protein MAKLRVGLLFGGRSGEHEVSIISARAIAKALAGESNAQKYETLPFYIDKDGLWHSPAVAQQVLDAGVPRNEGGETGDRAKLWQFPAEAGTVEVWFPILHGPNGEDGTIQGLLTLMQVPFVGTGVMGSAVGMDKLAMKTAFSRADLPQVKYMAVTRSQVWSNPCVFPKLCDEIEQNLGYPCFVKPANLGSSVGISKVRSRSELEAALDSAASYDRRLIVEAGVVAREVECAVLGNDNAKASVVGEITYDSDFYDYETKYTDGKASWIIPAELPEAVVTQIQEMAIRAFEAVDGAGLSRVDFFYVEATGEIFINEINTLPGFTAFSMYPQLWANTGVSFTELVDRLIELAIERHTDKSKE, from the coding sequence ATGGCTAAGTTGCGGGTCGGATTATTATTTGGCGGTCGTTCCGGAGAACATGAGGTCTCTATCATTTCGGCAAGGGCGATCGCCAAGGCATTGGCAGGGGAATCGAATGCTCAGAAATACGAAACTCTGCCCTTTTATATCGACAAAGACGGGTTATGGCACTCCCCAGCAGTGGCGCAACAGGTGTTAGATGCGGGAGTTCCCCGGAATGAGGGGGGAGAGACGGGCGATCGGGCCAAATTATGGCAATTTCCAGCAGAAGCGGGGACTGTCGAGGTGTGGTTTCCGATTCTGCATGGTCCCAATGGGGAAGATGGGACAATTCAAGGTTTGCTGACATTAATGCAGGTCCCCTTTGTCGGAACTGGGGTGATGGGTTCGGCAGTGGGGATGGACAAATTGGCGATGAAAACGGCGTTTAGTCGTGCGGATTTGCCCCAAGTGAAGTATATGGCGGTGACCCGATCGCAGGTTTGGTCCAACCCTTGTGTATTCCCGAAACTCTGTGATGAAATTGAGCAAAATTTGGGTTATCCCTGCTTTGTGAAACCGGCGAATTTAGGTTCATCTGTGGGGATTTCTAAGGTGCGATCGCGCAGTGAATTAGAGGCCGCTTTGGATAGTGCCGCCAGTTACGATCGCCGTCTGATTGTAGAGGCGGGAGTGGTAGCGCGGGAAGTGGAATGTGCGGTTTTAGGGAATGATAATGCTAAGGCTTCTGTGGTTGGAGAAATTACTTATGATAGTGATTTTTACGACTATGAAACCAAATATACCGACGGCAAAGCCTCCTGGATCATTCCAGCAGAATTACCCGAGGCAGTCGTCACTCAAATTCAGGAGATGGCAATCCGGGCTTTTGAAGCCGTTGATGGGGCTGGGTTGAGTCGGGTAGACTTTTTCTATGTGGAAGCAACCGGCGAGATTTTTATTAATGAAATTAATACCCTACCCGGTTTTACCGCCTTCAGTATGTACCCGCAACTCTGGGCTAACACGGGGGTTTCTTTTACGGAATTAGTAGACCGCTTGATTGAGTTAGCGATCGAGCGGCATACTGATAAAAGTAAGGAATAA
- a CDS encoding YccF domain-containing protein produces the protein MILIGNIIWLIFGGFVTGVGYIIGGLGMCLTIVGIPFGLETIKLGIATMTPFGKEIVEDDNPNSNLKLVLNAIWIIFFGWEIAIAHLVLAALFFVSLIGLPFAEQHFKLVAIALFPFGRDLRKVR, from the coding sequence ATGATCTTAATTGGAAACATCATCTGGCTAATTTTCGGAGGATTCGTCACCGGAGTGGGGTATATCATCGGAGGACTTGGGATGTGTCTCACAATTGTCGGCATTCCCTTCGGATTGGAAACCATTAAACTGGGAATCGCCACCATGACCCCGTTCGGAAAGGAAATTGTCGAGGATGACAATCCCAACAGTAACCTCAAGCTTGTGTTAAATGCGATTTGGATTATCTTCTTCGGTTGGGAGATTGCGATCGCGCACTTAGTCCTCGCTGCCTTATTCTTCGTGAGCCTCATCGGACTACCCTTTGCCGAACAGCATTTTAAATTAGTGGCGATCGCGCTGTTTCCCTTTGGACGAGACTTGAGAAAAGTGCGATAA
- a CDS encoding WD40 repeat domain-containing protein, whose translation SELATLTGHNDSVMAVAITPWGKQAVSASNDNNSLKLWDLATGSELATLTGHNDSVMAVAITPWGKQAISASNDNNSLKLWDLATGSELATLTGHSDSVNAVAITPSGNQAVSASRDNTLKLWDLFIGWELATLTGHSDSVTALAITPSGKQAVSASSDKTLKLWDLATGSELATLTGHSDLIWAVAITPDGKQAVSASSDKTLKLWDLATGSELATFIGHSSAVKAVTINPDGKQAVSASYDNTLKLWDLATGEVLATFTGDGMMFSCGIASDGVTVVAGDSSGRVYFLRLEGLESEAQC comes from the coding sequence GGTCGGAACTAGCCACCCTCACCGGGCATAATGACTCGGTAATGGCAGTCGCCATCACACCTTGGGGGAAACAAGCGGTTTCTGCATCCAATGATAATAACAGCCTGAAACTGTGGGATTTGGCCACCGGGTCGGAACTAGCCACCCTCACCGGGCATAATGACTCGGTAATGGCAGTCGCCATCACACCTTGGGGGAAACAAGCGATTTCCGCATCCAATGATAATAACAGCCTGAAACTGTGGGATTTGGCCACCGGGTCGGAACTAGCCACCCTCACCGGGCATAGTGACTCGGTAAATGCAGTCGCCATCACACCTTCGGGTAACCAAGCGGTTTCCGCATCCAGGGATAACACCCTGAAACTGTGGGATTTGTTCATCGGGTGGGAACTAGCCACTCTCACCGGGCATAGTGACTCGGTAACCGCACTCGCCATCACTCCTTCGGGCAAACAAGCGGTTTCCGCATCCTCGGATAAGACCCTGAAACTGTGGGATTTGGCCACCGGGTCGGAACTGGCCACCCTCACTGGGCATAGTGACTTGATATGGGCAGTGGCCATCACCCCGGACGGCAAACAAGCGGTTTCCGCATCCTCGGATAAGACCCTGAAATTGTGGGATTTGGCTACGGGGTCGGAACTGGCCACCTTCATAGGGCATAGTAGCGCGGTAAAAGCAGTGACCATCAACCCTGACGGCAAACAAGCGGTTTCCGCATCTTATGATAACACCCTGAAACTGTGGGATTTGGCTACGGGAGAAGTGTTAGCCACGTTTACCGGGGATGGTATGATGTTTTCCTGTGGCATAGCGTCGGATGGGGTGACGGTGGTGGCAGGAGATAGTTCGGGGCGGGTGTATTTTCTGCGGTTGGAGGGGCTGGAGTCAGAGGCACAGTGTTAG
- a CDS encoding WD40 repeat domain-containing protein gives MTTKLGAWIQQQSSQKRLYILRNQIRLWAKGKQVQRMKAWLTDWGFLEQKLGAVGITALIDDYDLLLPLLPAEEQPGLKRIQGALRLSAHVLAEDNSQLAGQLLGRLLSFSDPEILTLLQQAKQWRGKPWFRPLTAHLTPPGGPLLRTFSGHSDGVNAVAITPDGKQAVSASNDKTLKLWDLATGSELATLIGHSNDVNAVAITPSGKQAVSASRDYTLKLWDLATGLELATFTGHSGSVNAVAITPSGKQAVSASNDNTLKLWDLATGSELATLTGHSDSVMAVAITPNGKQAVSASNDNTLKLWDLATGSELATLTGHRSTVNAVAITPDGKQAVSASNDDTLKLWDVATGSELATLTGHSGPVNAVAITPSGNQAVSASWDETLKLWDLTTGSELATLTGHSSWVYAVAITPWGKQAVSASRDKTLKLWDLAT, from the coding sequence ATGACGACAAAATTAGGAGCTTGGATTCAGCAACAGTCCTCTCAAAAACGGCTGTATATACTACGCAACCAAATCCGTCTATGGGCAAAGGGAAAACAGGTGCAGCGGATGAAAGCCTGGTTAACGGATTGGGGCTTTTTGGAACAGAAGTTAGGCGCAGTGGGAATCACGGCCCTGATTGATGATTATGATTTACTCTTGCCGTTGCTGCCAGCAGAGGAGCAACCGGGGTTAAAACGGATTCAAGGGGCGCTACGGCTGTCGGCTCATGTGCTGGCAGAGGATAATAGCCAGTTAGCAGGGCAGTTGTTGGGGCGGTTGTTGTCATTTTCTGACCCAGAGATTCTAACCCTCCTGCAACAAGCGAAACAATGGCGAGGAAAACCCTGGTTTCGACCCCTGACGGCTCATCTCACTCCCCCAGGAGGACCCCTGCTTCGCACCTTCTCCGGGCATAGTGACGGGGTAAATGCAGTGGCCATCACACCTGACGGTAAACAAGCAGTTTCCGCATCCAATGATAAAACCCTGAAACTGTGGGATTTGGCCACCGGGTCGGAACTAGCGACCCTCATAGGGCATAGTAACGATGTAAATGCAGTCGCCATCACACCTTCGGGCAAACAAGCGGTTTCCGCATCCAGAGATTACACCCTGAAACTGTGGGATTTGGCCACCGGGTTGGAACTGGCCACCTTCACTGGGCATAGTGGGTCGGTAAATGCAGTCGCCATCACACCTTCAGGCAAACAAGCAGTTTCCGCATCCAATGATAACACCCTGAAACTGTGGGATTTGGCCACCGGGTCGGAACTAGCCACCCTCACCGGGCATAGTGACTCGGTAATGGCAGTTGCAATCACCCCCAACGGTAAACAAGCAGTTTCCGCATCCAATGATAACACCCTGAAACTGTGGGATTTGGCCACCGGGTCGGAACTGGCCACCCTCACCGGGCATCGTTCCACGGTAAACGCAGTCGCCATTACCCCAGACGGCAAACAAGCGGTTTCTGCATCCAATGATGACACCCTCAAACTGTGGGATGTGGCCACCGGGTCGGAACTGGCCACCCTCACTGGCCATAGTGGGCCGGTAAATGCAGTCGCCATCACACCTTCGGGTAACCAAGCGGTTTCCGCATCCTGGGATGAAACCTTGAAACTGTGGGATTTGACCACCGGGTCGGAACTGGCCACCCTCACGGGGCATAGTAGCTGGGTATATGCAGTCGCCATCACACCTTGGGGGAAACAAGCGGTTTCCGCATCTAGGGATAAAACCCTGAAACTGTGGGATTTGGCCACCG
- a CDS encoding ATP-binding protein: MVLQIIKEHKLLLGVTAFLSIGSVVAGGATAIPLLAEFASPLLNSMAATKLLDLAKKLRDSSQVLTNEDLPKAAGRAIALGILHISQEDKYRDIAPVLKSLAQETEQYWLQIERDRQSPGDYLPIREPQLRYVFAANAAETAIATLDLESWQKLITWLMEQHQPHLPAEVSEYQDAIDAISQHLHQRFSHNLREVLKQDAREGGPAFSGMVLDLLRDNLAQTHQQALKQQDIIQILTHLETGIRDELGQLRGTLQQYFDLTKPRLPIPQECETLIAEKIQDFVGRKYVFAAIRDFLHKNPKGYFILEADPGVGKSAILAKLVEVWQGRCLTHFNIQAQGIIKPQQFLENICRQLIEGYHLDYPQLPEKTTEDGNVLARLLGEASKTLPPGQKLIVVVDALDEVDASSQTPGSNLLYLPDTLPDQVYFILSKRPKQLTLPLCDYETTFDLMQYPAESARDARHYAEKRWQQSPQIQDWVTSRHSTPEQFFTELVAKSENNFMYLRYVLNDIDKGLYESETLDSLPFGLKRYYQKHWRLMGMNTDPLPIDKIRIIYVLSESPEPVSRPLLAELAGLSKSRVRSVLEEWEQFLRFQTIEREKCYSVYHASFSDFLNEQAEDSGIDLEDINRRMGDNLADGAPL, from the coding sequence ATGGTGCTTCAGATTATTAAAGAACATAAGCTACTCTTAGGAGTAACCGCCTTCCTCTCCATCGGGTCCGTGGTAGCCGGTGGCGCAACGGCAATCCCCCTGTTAGCAGAGTTTGCTTCACCCCTACTCAATAGCATGGCGGCTACCAAATTACTCGATTTGGCTAAAAAACTGCGGGATAGTTCCCAAGTTTTAACCAATGAAGATTTACCCAAAGCGGCAGGAAGGGCGATCGCCTTGGGAATTCTCCATATCTCCCAAGAAGACAAATATCGCGATATTGCCCCGGTATTAAAGAGTTTAGCCCAGGAAACGGAACAATACTGGCTCCAAATTGAGCGCGATCGCCAGAGTCCCGGGGACTATCTCCCCATTCGAGAACCCCAGTTGCGCTATGTTTTCGCCGCTAATGCTGCTGAAACGGCGATCGCCACTCTGGATTTAGAGAGTTGGCAAAAGCTGATTACCTGGTTGATGGAACAACACCAACCCCATTTACCGGCAGAGGTTAGCGAATACCAAGATGCGATCGATGCCATTAGTCAACATCTCCATCAACGGTTTTCCCATAACCTGCGGGAAGTCTTGAAACAAGATGCCCGGGAAGGGGGACCGGCGTTTAGTGGGATGGTGTTGGATTTACTCCGGGATAATCTCGCCCAAACCCACCAACAGGCGCTCAAACAACAAGATATCATCCAGATTTTAACCCACTTAGAGACCGGCATCCGAGACGAACTGGGCCAACTGCGGGGAACTTTACAGCAGTATTTTGACCTCACCAAACCCCGCTTACCGATTCCTCAAGAATGTGAAACCCTGATTGCTGAGAAAATCCAAGATTTTGTCGGGCGCAAATATGTATTTGCCGCGATTCGGGACTTTTTGCACAAGAACCCCAAGGGCTATTTTATCCTGGAAGCTGACCCAGGAGTAGGGAAAAGTGCCATTCTCGCCAAATTAGTCGAGGTATGGCAAGGGCGCTGTCTCACTCATTTTAATATTCAAGCCCAAGGGATAATTAAGCCGCAACAATTCCTAGAAAATATTTGCAGACAACTGATTGAGGGCTATCACCTGGATTATCCTCAGTTGCCAGAAAAGACCACAGAAGATGGCAATGTGTTAGCCCGATTGTTGGGGGAAGCGAGTAAAACCTTACCCCCAGGACAAAAATTAATTGTGGTGGTGGATGCCTTAGATGAGGTGGATGCCTCCAGCCAAACCCCGGGCAGTAATCTCCTCTATTTACCCGATACCCTACCGGATCAGGTCTATTTTATCCTCTCCAAACGCCCGAAACAACTAACCCTGCCCCTGTGTGACTATGAAACCACCTTTGATTTAATGCAGTATCCCGCAGAAAGTGCGCGGGATGCCCGTCACTACGCCGAGAAACGCTGGCAGCAGAGTCCCCAGATTCAGGACTGGGTGACATCGCGCCACTCCACCCCAGAGCAGTTTTTTACGGAACTGGTGGCGAAAAGTGAAAATAATTTTATGTATTTGCGCTATGTCTTGAATGACATTGACAAGGGACTGTATGAGAGTGAAACCCTGGACAGTTTGCCCTTCGGGTTGAAACGGTATTATCAAAAACATTGGCGATTGATGGGGATGAATACCGACCCGTTACCGATTGATAAAATTCGCATCATTTATGTTCTCTCAGAATCTCCAGAACCTGTTTCCCGCCCGTTATTAGCGGAGTTGGCGGGCCTCTCAAAATCTCGCGTGCGTTCAGTTTTGGAAGAATGGGAGCAGTTTTTGCGCTTTCAAACGATTGAGAGAGAAAAGTGCTACAGCGTTTATCATGCGTCGTTCAGCGACTTTCTCAATGAGCAAGCGGAAGATTCAGGGATTGATTTAGAAGATATTAACCGGCGCATGGGTGACAATCTAGCCGATGGTGCGCCCCTATGA
- the pdxA gene encoding 4-hydroxythreonine-4-phosphate dehydrogenase PdxA, translated as METQPSTLNRPHLAVTLGDPAGIGPEVILKALADPEIAQNCQITLVGSRKLLQQCYQQLKSQTAIADPEQFPILDIDLNQEAIALGTGNAASGAASFAYMQAAIARTLAGDFQAIVTGPIAKTGWKAAGHPYPGQTELLAESAQIKRFGMLFVAKSPHSHWTLRTLLATTHIPLRQVPDALTPELLTWKLDLLIECLRQDFGIQTPHIAISGLNPHSGENGQLGTEEKDWLIPWIKQQQTLHPQATIDGPIPPDTLWVKPGQAWFGTATNAHDAYLALYHDQGLIPVKLMAFDKAVNTTIGLPFIRTSPDHGTAFDIAGQGIADCASMESALQLAAELASQRGAARHL; from the coding sequence ATGGAAACCCAACCCTCAACCCTCAACCGTCCCCATCTCGCCGTCACCCTCGGAGACCCTGCCGGAATTGGTCCGGAAGTCATCCTCAAAGCCCTAGCAGACCCCGAAATCGCCCAAAATTGTCAAATCACCCTCGTCGGCAGTCGGAAACTGCTGCAACAGTGCTATCAACAACTCAAATCACAAACCGCGATCGCCGATCCTGAACAGTTTCCCATCCTAGATATTGACCTTAACCAGGAGGCGATCGCCCTCGGGACCGGCAATGCTGCCAGTGGTGCCGCCAGTTTTGCTTATATGCAAGCGGCGATCGCCCGAACCCTTGCCGGAGACTTCCAGGCGATCGTCACCGGACCCATCGCCAAAACCGGCTGGAAAGCTGCGGGACATCCCTATCCCGGACAAACCGAACTCCTCGCCGAAAGCGCCCAAATCAAACGCTTCGGAATGCTATTCGTCGCCAAATCCCCCCACAGCCACTGGACCCTCCGCACCCTCCTCGCCACCACCCACATCCCCCTACGCCAAGTCCCCGACGCCCTCACCCCGGAACTTCTCACCTGGAAATTAGACCTCTTAATCGAATGCCTGCGCCAAGATTTCGGCATCCAAACCCCCCACATCGCCATCTCCGGACTCAACCCTCACAGTGGAGAAAACGGACAACTTGGAACCGAAGAAAAAGACTGGTTAATTCCCTGGATTAAACAACAACAAACCCTCCATCCTCAAGCCACAATTGATGGACCAATTCCCCCAGATACCCTCTGGGTAAAACCGGGCCAAGCTTGGTTTGGAACCGCTACAAATGCCCATGATGCATATCTCGCCCTCTACCACGATCAAGGCTTAATTCCCGTCAAATTAATGGCCTTCGATAAAGCCGTCAACACCACCATCGGCCTCCCCTTCATCCGCACCTCCCCCGACCACGGCACCGCCTTCGATATCGCCGGACAAGGCATCGCCGATTGCGCTAGTATGGAATCGGCGTTGCAGTTAGCCGCTGAGTTAGCAAGTCAGCGAGGAGCTGCGCGTCACTTGTAA
- a CDS encoding plasmid pRiA4b ORF-3 family protein, producing MNQTKPNEHESIYQLKVTIKESEPLIWREIQVRSHITLYKLQRILQVVMGWGNTHLHQFTIDGTCYGQSHPEYGLEMKTERRARLDELVPEENASFIYEYNLDDSWLHHITVEKILEPTPGVHYPRCVAGDRACPPEECGGIRGYAEVLEILKNPEDPDYAETREWVKEDFDPEVFDIEEVNRQLKAIR from the coding sequence ATGAACCAGACAAAACCCAACGAGCATGAGTCAATTTATCAGTTAAAAGTCACCATCAAAGAAAGTGAACCTCTGATTTGGCGCGAAATTCAGGTTCGCAGTCACATTACCCTGTATAAACTCCAGCGGATTTTGCAAGTGGTGATGGGATGGGGAAATACCCATTTGCATCAATTCACCATTGATGGAACTTGTTACGGTCAATCTCACCCGGAATATGGCTTAGAAATGAAAACTGAGCGCAGGGCGAGACTAGATGAATTAGTGCCGGAAGAAAATGCCAGCTTTATCTATGAATATAACTTAGATGATAGTTGGTTGCATCACATTACTGTGGAAAAAATTCTGGAACCGACGCCTGGGGTACATTATCCCCGGTGTGTGGCAGGAGATCGCGCTTGTCCTCCTGAAGAATGTGGCGGCATTCGCGGGTATGCCGAGGTGTTAGAAATCCTCAAAAATCCTGAAGATCCAGACTATGCAGAAACCCGAGAATGGGTGAAGGAAGATTTTGACCCCGAGGTATTCGATATTGAGGAAGTGAATCGACAGCTTAAAGCGATTCGATAA
- a CDS encoding WD40 repeat domain-containing protein: protein MINPSPTWTCSHTLTAHSAAILDLAFSPDGHTLASASLDTTIVLWNPHTGDEGQTLLGHTDFVNAIAFRSDGKVLVSGSLDQTLRIWSVRTGEVTRVLEGHRKPIESVAISPDGQTLASGSWDRTIKLWDANTGQALQTLRGHEKPTVTVAFSPDGRALVSGSWDRTIKLWNVAIGESYRTIQAHSNPIECVKFSPDGEMLASSSLDSTVKLWHTQTGELIHTLTGHTDGIRSLAFSPDGRYLGSASSDKTIKIWAVETGEELATLRDHSSYVFAIAFSPDGRTLATGGDDKTIKLWRLHPASSPP from the coding sequence ATGATCAATCCCTCTCCCACCTGGACCTGTAGCCACACCCTCACCGCCCATTCTGCCGCCATCCTTGACCTGGCTTTTAGTCCCGATGGACATACCTTAGCCAGTGCCTCTCTGGATACCACCATCGTCCTCTGGAACCCCCACACCGGCGATGAAGGTCAGACCCTCCTCGGTCATACGGACTTCGTGAACGCGATCGCCTTCCGCAGTGATGGTAAAGTGCTCGTCAGTGGGTCCCTCGACCAAACCCTGCGAATCTGGTCGGTTCGCACTGGGGAGGTCACCCGGGTCCTAGAAGGTCATCGCAAACCCATCGAATCTGTCGCTATTTCCCCCGATGGTCAAACCTTAGCCAGTGGCAGTTGGGATCGCACCATTAAACTCTGGGATGCGAACACGGGTCAGGCGTTGCAAACGCTCAGAGGTCATGAAAAACCCACGGTTACTGTGGCATTTAGTCCCGATGGCAGGGCTTTAGTCAGTGGCAGTTGGGACCGTACAATCAAACTCTGGAACGTGGCGATCGGGGAAAGTTATCGCACCATTCAGGCTCATTCTAATCCGATTGAATGTGTTAAATTTAGCCCCGATGGAGAAATGTTAGCCAGCAGCAGTCTCGATTCAACGGTGAAACTTTGGCATACCCAAACTGGGGAATTAATTCATACCTTAACCGGACATACGGATGGAATTCGCTCCCTGGCTTTTAGTCCCGATGGTCGCTATTTAGGCAGTGCCAGCAGTGATAAAACCATTAAGATTTGGGCGGTAGAAACTGGGGAAGAATTGGCAACCTTGCGGGACCATTCTAGCTATGTCTTTGCGATCGCATTCAGCCCCGATGGACGCACTTTAGCCACCGGCGGTGATGATAAAACCATTAAACTCTGGCGTCTTCACCCCGCCTCCTCGCCACCCTAA